Genomic segment of Natronoarchaeum philippinense:
GGCCAGTTCGGACGAGCGCTCGGCCAGCACCGTGACCGAGCGCGTCCGTTCTTCGAGAAGCGCCGTCGGCGTCCCGTCGGCGTCGTCGACAGCCGTTTCGACGGCATCGCTCGCGGAGCGGGCGGCCGAGCCGTCGGGCGCGCGGTAGATCGCTCGCTCCCAGTCGAGGTCGTCGACCGCGGCGACCGCACGGGGCGACCTGACAGTGGCGGCGAAGCGAGTCGCGGGGTCGATTTCCCTGACGCCCAGCAGAACCGTCGCCTCGTCGTCAGCGACGCCAAAACGGACGCCTCGGTTCGCTCGGAGTCCTCGCCGCGTCCCGCCGACTCCTCCTTCGACCCCCGCGACCTCGGACGGGCGCTCGGCGTACGGCGTCGCGCCGACGATCTGGAGGCCGCCCTCCTCGGCCAGCGCGTGGGCGCCGGAATCCACGAGTCGGTCGAGCACCTCCTCGATCGCTTCGGCAGTCGCGGCGCGGTCGGCGCGCTCGCTCCGTGCGACGCCGTGATTGACTGCGCCGGGCCCCTCGCCGACATCGTAGTGATAGCGTACCGCTCGTTCCATGAACGAGACGCCCTCGGCGACCGCATCGCGCAGCGACTCGCCGCGTGCCAGACGGGCGGCGACGGCGCTCGACAGCGTACAGCCCGAGCCGTGGGTGGCGTCGGTGTCGATGCGGGGGTGCTCGAAGCGCTCGGCGCTCTCCTCGGTAACGAGGAGGTCGACGACGGCGTCTTCACGAGCGTCGGCGTC
This window contains:
- the thiD gene encoding bifunctional hydroxymethylpyrimidine kinase/phosphomethylpyrimidine kinase; the protein is MRRPAPDERPVALTVAGSDSGGGAGIQADLKTMDAHGVFGTSAITAATAQNTTGVQGTHVLPVEQIDAQIDAVVEDFDVGAIKTGMLATAPVIDLVAEQVAASDAPAVVDPVMVASSGDRLLDADAEDAYEDLIARSRLVTPNADEAEVLTGRPLETVADARAAGEALVELGADAALVKGGHLDADAREDAVVDLLVTEESAERFEHPRIDTDATHGSGCTLSSAVAARLARGESLRDAVAEGVSFMERAVRYHYDVGEGPGAVNHGVARSERADRAATAEAIEEVLDRLVDSGAHALAEEGGLQIVGATPYAERPSEVAGVEGGVGGTRRGLRANRGVRFGVADDEATVLLGVREIDPATRFAATVRSPRAVAAVDDLDWERAIYRAPDGSAARSASDAVETAVDDADGTPTALLEERTRSVTVLAERSSELAERTLALADELDRTD